A DNA window from Actinomadura coerulea contains the following coding sequences:
- a CDS encoding LysE family translocator: MATEPVLAFWAVALLLIAVPGADWALTIGAGLRGGVVPAVAGLVTGYAAVTAIVAAGVGALVAGSPSALTALTVAGGLYLVQHGATTFARPSALDVRTGAGAGWSTYLHGIGVSGLNPKGLLIFLALLPQFTDPRYAWPIPAQLAVLGLTFMTTCAAFYLCLGTLTRTVLDPRPAAARAVTRLSGAAMTALGAWLVLDHILP; the protein is encoded by the coding sequence ATGGCGACGGAACCGGTGCTCGCGTTCTGGGCGGTGGCGCTGCTGCTGATCGCCGTCCCGGGCGCGGACTGGGCGCTCACCATCGGCGCCGGACTGCGCGGCGGGGTCGTCCCCGCCGTGGCCGGTCTGGTCACCGGCTACGCCGCGGTGACCGCGATCGTCGCCGCGGGCGTCGGCGCACTCGTCGCCGGTTCCCCGTCCGCCCTGACGGCCCTCACCGTCGCCGGCGGTCTCTACCTCGTCCAGCACGGCGCGACGACCTTCGCCCGCCCCTCCGCCCTCGACGTCCGGACCGGCGCCGGCGCCGGCTGGAGCACCTACCTGCACGGCATCGGCGTGAGCGGCCTCAACCCCAAGGGCCTGCTGATCTTCCTCGCCCTGCTGCCCCAGTTCACCGACCCGCGCTACGCCTGGCCGATCCCCGCGCAGCTCGCCGTCCTGGGCCTCACCTTCATGACCACCTGCGCCGCGTTCTACCTCTGCCTCGGCACCCTGACCCGCACGGTCCTGGACCCCCGCCCCGCAGCAGCCCGCGCGGTCACCCGCCTCTCGGGAGCCGCGATGACCGCCCTGGGCGCATGGCTCGTCCTGGACCACATCCTGCCCTGA
- a CDS encoding glycoside hydrolase family 15 protein, whose translation MRSELSVELQRMRWRSPADAAATAVAAGIAGVIGRKYESPEIGDTAVIGNGHGRLAVFGPDGNVCSWNVPFGHGVPVCNGLYDGTEDTAFRLGVAGQDRPTDMRLKANSATLVSTWTSPTGQARERAVMVGSPTTPDGNQLVRRLTCDRGSITATLDFRLRYGHAGEQPVQWTVLRSGRGFTEYVATVGNVKMFFTTNMHLTFGEGGTSVRGSLPLKAKKSAFFAVGGHDSLSPRTDKEAKRLIVESEKGWLKYVQSLRNLRGKYAGIAIQSAINLRLLGYGDGGSFYAAATRSLPEDDPRLGLAVRCWDYLKDWERDAGLTVLSLTDAGDQKVLLARYRWYKKLHDIRHRLAIMHEVDGGNVADNGEIIIPGIGHRGSVYRVGNGAGDQKQHDWTSYAAEVCYRLALQGLIDLEFVASLAEQARDAMFKPCSGVWEIRPAENQENGAKLRVYASAQILNGQALAYFSKIFEMAGEQDKAREYKALAAKVMPWVRDNCVKRGVIVAAPDVPVLDSSILLAFMQAPDMFESGDEELVRATALAIDEPHTTAGPLKGLRVGKGHVRYHAAEFQDGISLAEEGLFNNITGWLAIVFLQLGMLQRAETLMGELMGTFNRVRQASEENTPGGRALGNLNQAYVYQAVIWFALLWEVIMAELEKAQAAEAASRTSRAA comes from the coding sequence ATGCGTAGCGAGCTCTCAGTAGAGCTGCAGCGGATGCGGTGGCGAAGCCCCGCAGACGCCGCGGCGACGGCCGTCGCCGCCGGCATCGCCGGCGTCATCGGCCGCAAGTACGAGTCGCCCGAAATCGGCGACACCGCCGTCATCGGGAACGGCCACGGCCGCCTCGCGGTCTTCGGCCCCGACGGGAACGTCTGCTCGTGGAACGTTCCCTTCGGCCACGGCGTGCCGGTCTGCAACGGCCTGTACGACGGGACGGAGGACACCGCGTTCCGACTCGGTGTCGCCGGTCAGGACCGACCGACCGACATGCGGCTCAAGGCCAACTCGGCCACCCTGGTGTCGACCTGGACGAGCCCCACGGGGCAAGCCCGGGAGCGGGCCGTCATGGTGGGGTCCCCGACGACCCCCGACGGCAACCAGCTGGTGCGAAGGCTCACCTGTGACAGGGGGAGCATCACCGCCACGCTGGACTTCCGCCTCCGCTACGGCCACGCGGGCGAGCAGCCGGTCCAGTGGACCGTCCTGCGCTCCGGGCGCGGCTTCACGGAGTACGTCGCCACCGTGGGGAACGTGAAGATGTTCTTCACGACCAACATGCACCTCACGTTCGGGGAGGGCGGGACCTCGGTCAGGGGGTCTCTGCCCCTGAAGGCCAAGAAGTCCGCCTTCTTCGCGGTCGGGGGACACGACAGCCTGTCGCCGCGGACCGACAAGGAGGCCAAGCGCCTCATCGTCGAGTCCGAGAAGGGCTGGCTGAAGTACGTCCAGAGCCTGCGGAACCTCCGCGGCAAGTACGCCGGGATCGCGATCCAAAGCGCGATCAACCTGCGGCTGCTGGGCTACGGGGACGGAGGCTCGTTCTACGCCGCCGCCACCCGGAGCCTTCCGGAGGACGACCCGCGGCTCGGCCTGGCCGTGCGGTGCTGGGACTACCTGAAGGACTGGGAGCGTGACGCCGGCCTGACGGTTCTCAGCCTGACCGACGCGGGAGACCAGAAGGTCCTCCTGGCGCGGTACCGGTGGTACAAGAAGCTGCACGACATCCGCCACAGGTTGGCGATCATGCACGAGGTCGACGGCGGCAACGTCGCGGACAACGGCGAGATCATCATCCCGGGGATCGGTCACCGCGGTTCGGTCTACCGCGTCGGCAACGGCGCGGGCGACCAGAAGCAGCACGACTGGACCTCGTACGCGGCGGAGGTGTGCTACCGCCTGGCGCTCCAGGGTCTGATCGACCTGGAGTTCGTGGCGTCCCTCGCCGAGCAGGCCAGGGACGCCATGTTCAAGCCGTGCTCCGGCGTCTGGGAGATCCGCCCCGCGGAGAACCAGGAGAACGGCGCGAAGTTGAGGGTCTACGCCTCGGCGCAGATCCTCAACGGCCAGGCTCTGGCCTACTTCTCCAAGATCTTCGAGATGGCGGGGGAGCAGGACAAGGCTCGGGAGTACAAGGCCCTGGCCGCCAAGGTCATGCCGTGGGTGCGGGACAACTGCGTCAAGCGCGGCGTCATCGTGGCCGCGCCCGACGTGCCCGTGCTGGACTCGTCGATCCTCCTCGCCTTCATGCAGGCGCCGGACATGTTCGAGTCCGGGGACGAGGAGCTGGTGCGCGCCACGGCGCTCGCCATCGACGAACCCCACACCACCGCGGGACCCCTCAAGGGGCTCCGTGTCGGCAAGGGGCACGTCCGCTACCACGCGGCCGAGTTCCAGGACGGCATCTCCCTCGCCGAGGAGGGGCTGTTCAACAACATCACGGGCTGGCTGGCCATCGTGTTCCTCCAGCTCGGCATGCTCCAGCGTGCCGAGACCCTCATGGGGGAGCTGATGGGCACCTTCAACCGGGTGCGGCAGGCCTCCGAGGAGAACACCCCCGGGGGCCGCGCCCTCGGGAACCTGAACCAGGCGTACGTCTACCAGGCCGTCATCTGGTTCGCCCTTCTCTGGGAGGTCATCATGGCCGAACTCGAGAAGGCGCAGGCCGCTGAGGCGGCCTCGCGCACCAGCCGCGCCGCGTAA
- the ccrA gene encoding crotonyl-CoA carboxylase/reductase, with translation MAHPGPSHALLDAVRSGASGPELQEIDLPTRFRAAFTRKDEVGIFEGQTDKDVRRSLHVGEVEMPELAPDECVVAVMSAAINFNTVWSAIFEPVPTFAFLEKFGRQGWYGARHDLPHHILGSDGSGVVVRTGSGVKSWKVGDKVVLSPSYVDEEDHGSYDDGMMSESQLAWGFETNFGSLGEYCIVKANQLIRKPAHLTWEEAGSNTLCAATAYRMLVGSHGARMKQGDVVLIWGATGGLGSFATQLVRNGGGIPVAVVSSEEKAEIVRSQGCEHVINRNDLELGEQGLRHPKAGRMLGEAIRRLVGEDPGIVFEYLGRETFGASVYVAKRGGKIVTCGSSTGYRHEYDNRFLWMRLKSIIGSHGFNYHEAVETNRLIGLGMIHPTLSKVFPLDEAGDATRAVQTNQHIGKVAVLCAATGEGQGVDDPALRERIGEEKLNLYRR, from the coding sequence ATGGCCCACCCCGGCCCGTCCCACGCCCTGCTCGACGCCGTCCGGTCCGGCGCGAGCGGTCCCGAGCTGCAGGAGATCGACCTGCCGACCCGCTTCCGCGCGGCGTTCACCCGCAAGGACGAGGTCGGGATCTTCGAGGGCCAGACCGACAAGGACGTGCGCCGCTCCCTGCACGTCGGCGAGGTCGAGATGCCCGAGCTCGCGCCCGACGAGTGCGTCGTCGCGGTGATGTCCGCCGCGATCAACTTCAACACCGTCTGGTCGGCGATCTTCGAGCCGGTCCCCACGTTCGCGTTCCTGGAGAAGTTCGGCCGGCAGGGCTGGTACGGCGCCCGGCACGACCTGCCGCACCACATCCTCGGTTCGGACGGCTCGGGCGTCGTCGTGCGCACCGGCAGCGGCGTGAAGAGCTGGAAGGTCGGCGACAAGGTCGTGCTGTCCCCGTCCTACGTGGACGAGGAGGACCACGGCTCCTACGACGACGGCATGATGTCGGAGAGCCAGCTCGCGTGGGGCTTCGAGACGAACTTCGGGTCGCTCGGCGAGTACTGCATCGTCAAGGCGAACCAGCTGATCCGCAAGCCCGCCCACCTGACGTGGGAGGAGGCGGGCTCGAACACGCTGTGCGCCGCGACCGCCTACCGGATGCTCGTCGGTTCGCACGGCGCCCGCATGAAGCAGGGCGACGTCGTGCTGATCTGGGGCGCGACCGGCGGCCTCGGCTCCTTCGCGACGCAGCTCGTCAGGAACGGCGGCGGTATCCCGGTCGCCGTGGTCTCCTCCGAGGAGAAGGCGGAGATCGTCCGGTCGCAGGGCTGCGAGCACGTCATCAACCGCAACGACCTGGAGCTCGGCGAGCAGGGCCTGCGGCACCCCAAGGCCGGCCGGATGCTGGGCGAGGCGATCCGCCGGCTCGTCGGCGAGGACCCCGGCATCGTGTTCGAGTACCTCGGCCGCGAGACGTTCGGCGCGTCCGTCTACGTCGCCAAGCGCGGCGGAAAGATCGTCACCTGCGGTTCCTCCACCGGGTACCGGCACGAGTACGACAACCGGTTCCTGTGGATGCGGCTGAAGAGCATCATCGGCTCGCACGGCTTCAACTACCACGAGGCCGTCGAGACCAACCGGCTGATCGGGCTCGGCATGATCCATCCGACGCTGTCGAAGGTCTTCCCGCTGGACGAGGCCGGGGACGCGACCCGCGCCGTCCAGACGAACCAGCACATCGGCAAGGTCGCGGTCCTGTGCGCCGCCACCGGCGAGGGCCAGGGCGTGGACGACCCGGCGCTGCGCGAGCGCATCGGCGAGGAGAAGCTCAACCTCTACCGCCGCTGA
- a CDS encoding carbohydrate-binding protein produces MQRRTLLACAVLAAFTAIPAASVSAAPGPAPDPSGPKSGHVAGARTFIPDARNAQAVRRFRDLHRSRLRREQIHHFWGVEPAAGSHDGLTATHSVDTSYRVSNGADFTYTPTIKAAGSCMEITTVYSQAVGNEIWAWDWCGGNGPAKEVKMDANFLRTYTRSVNGRPSYSVQLVKTNASTNAWSAYLYNHTTNSWSLFYSKSGRDTSSLAYGWDIFEIYASRDPSTGNAYYCADAKNVVFESSSIQLRRNGAWSPATASDSPWQPTATPNPRDYLCPSLRFVRAGANDHWIVRQ; encoded by the coding sequence ATGCAGCGTCGAACCCTGCTCGCCTGCGCCGTTCTCGCCGCCTTTACCGCCATTCCCGCCGCGAGCGTCTCCGCGGCGCCGGGCCCCGCTCCCGACCCGTCCGGCCCGAAAAGCGGGCACGTCGCGGGCGCCCGCACATTCATCCCCGACGCCCGCAACGCCCAGGCCGTGCGGAGATTCCGCGACCTGCACCGCTCCCGCCTGCGCCGTGAGCAGATCCATCACTTCTGGGGCGTCGAGCCGGCCGCCGGCTCCCACGACGGGCTGACGGCCACCCACAGCGTCGACACGAGCTACCGGGTGTCGAACGGCGCCGACTTCACCTACACGCCCACCATCAAGGCCGCCGGGTCCTGCATGGAGATCACGACCGTCTACTCCCAGGCCGTCGGGAACGAGATCTGGGCCTGGGACTGGTGCGGCGGCAACGGACCCGCCAAGGAAGTGAAGATGGACGCGAACTTCCTCCGGACCTACACCAGGAGCGTGAACGGGCGCCCCTCCTACAGCGTTCAGCTCGTCAAGACGAACGCCTCCACCAACGCGTGGTCGGCGTACCTCTACAACCACACCACGAATTCCTGGAGCCTCTTCTACAGCAAGTCGGGCCGGGACACGAGCTCGCTCGCCTACGGCTGGGACATCTTCGAGATCTACGCGTCCCGCGACCCGAGCACGGGCAACGCCTACTACTGCGCGGACGCGAAGAACGTCGTCTTCGAGAGCAGTTCCATCCAGCTCCGCCGGAACGGCGCCTGGAGCCCGGCGACCGCTTCGGACTCGCCCTGGCAGCCGACCGCGACCCCGAATCCCCGCGACTATCTGTGCCCGTCGCTGCGATTCGTCCGCGCCGGCGCGAACGACCACTGGATCGTCAGGCAGTAG
- a CDS encoding GntR family transcriptional regulator codes for MPRPPAKAQAISSALAARIVEGELDPAAWLPSERELARVYEADRSTVRRALRLLAEQGLVQLRHGAGAQVRAAPRVRRAASDITRQVGEWRGFHVSARRGGRTPFTRTSVAEAEADDRLAFRLDVPVGTRVLERARVQGVEGEPPVQTATTWVILEIVEEIPVLREVDTGPGGIYSRLEEAGYRITFEESVTCRLPRPDEQETLEIKPDQPVLTLWRRAHDQHDRVVEVTHRVVVGDRHELVYRYGAGV; via the coding sequence ATGCCGCGACCCCCCGCGAAGGCACAGGCGATCAGCAGCGCGCTCGCCGCTCGTATCGTCGAGGGCGAGCTCGACCCGGCGGCCTGGCTGCCGTCCGAGCGGGAGCTGGCGCGCGTGTACGAGGCCGACCGCTCCACCGTCCGGCGGGCGCTGCGGCTGCTGGCCGAGCAGGGCCTCGTCCAGCTGAGGCACGGCGCGGGCGCGCAGGTGCGGGCCGCTCCGAGGGTGCGGCGCGCGGCGTCCGACATCACCCGGCAGGTCGGGGAGTGGCGCGGCTTCCACGTGTCGGCGCGGCGCGGCGGGCGGACCCCGTTCACCCGGACGTCCGTCGCCGAGGCCGAGGCCGACGACCGGCTCGCGTTCCGCCTGGACGTCCCGGTCGGGACGCGGGTGCTGGAGCGGGCTCGCGTCCAGGGCGTCGAGGGGGAGCCGCCCGTCCAGACGGCGACGACCTGGGTGATCCTTGAGATCGTGGAGGAGATCCCGGTGCTGCGCGAGGTCGACACGGGCCCGGGCGGCATCTACTCCCGGCTGGAGGAGGCGGGCTACCGGATCACGTTCGAGGAGTCGGTGACGTGCCGGCTGCCCCGCCCGGACGAGCAGGAGACCCTGGAGATCAAGCCCGACCAGCCCGTCCTGACGCTGTGGCGCCGCGCCCACGACCAGCACGACCGGGTCGTCGAGGTCACCCACCGGGTGGTGGTCGGCGACCGGCACGAGCTCGTCTACCGCTACGGGGCGGGCGTATGA
- a CDS encoding helix-turn-helix domain-containing protein, whose amino-acid sequence MRPHLDEVADDMIQEIQTRVREYDRPGDGSYSGTLRLAVERVLHFFVERVADPGHDPAPVTDFFRAIGRGEAGEGRSLDAMQTAMRVGGMVAWRRMTEGAEALQVPPRTLGAVGEVLMQFQDELAHAAAEGFSQAKAAVAGEMQRRRKRLLDLLFADPPAAQEAIADLAAAAHWPVPRTVAAVALGRHHADTRQPAFPPDVLADLTRRTPSLIIPDPDGPGRAKLVDRALSGTLAVVGPTVPLMEAARSIQWARKTLCLVQRGVIEADSGVIRSVEHMSTLILFQDEGLITSLADLRLAPLAHLRASQQDRLAETLLAWLQSGRNANEVAMRLHVHPQTVRYRLRQLEELFGDQLLDPDLRFDLEIVLRARALLADNAGERIMPPARAAVGESGEVVSLRRG is encoded by the coding sequence ATGCGACCCCACCTCGACGAGGTGGCGGACGACATGATCCAGGAGATTCAGACGCGCGTCAGGGAGTACGACCGGCCGGGGGACGGCTCCTACTCGGGGACCCTCCGGCTCGCCGTCGAGCGCGTGCTCCACTTCTTCGTCGAGCGGGTGGCCGACCCCGGCCATGATCCCGCTCCGGTGACCGACTTCTTCCGCGCCATCGGCCGCGGCGAGGCGGGCGAGGGACGCAGCCTCGACGCGATGCAGACGGCGATGCGGGTCGGCGGCATGGTGGCGTGGCGCCGGATGACCGAGGGCGCCGAGGCCCTGCAGGTGCCGCCGCGCACGCTCGGCGCCGTCGGCGAGGTCCTGATGCAGTTCCAGGACGAGCTGGCGCACGCGGCCGCCGAAGGGTTCTCGCAGGCCAAGGCGGCGGTCGCGGGCGAGATGCAGCGCCGCCGCAAGCGCCTGCTCGACCTGCTGTTCGCCGACCCGCCGGCCGCGCAGGAGGCGATCGCCGACCTCGCCGCCGCCGCGCACTGGCCCGTCCCGCGGACGGTCGCCGCGGTCGCGCTGGGCCGGCACCACGCCGACACCCGCCAGCCCGCGTTCCCGCCGGACGTGCTGGCCGACCTGACCCGCCGCACCCCCAGCCTGATCATCCCCGACCCGGACGGCCCCGGCCGCGCCAAGCTGGTGGACCGCGCCCTGTCCGGGACGCTCGCCGTCGTCGGCCCGACCGTCCCGCTGATGGAGGCGGCGCGCTCGATCCAGTGGGCCCGCAAGACGCTGTGCCTGGTGCAGCGCGGCGTGATCGAGGCCGACAGCGGCGTGATCCGCAGCGTGGAGCACATGTCCACGCTGATCCTGTTCCAGGACGAGGGGCTCATCACCTCGCTGGCCGACCTGCGGCTCGCGCCGCTGGCGCACCTGCGGGCCAGCCAGCAGGACCGGCTCGCCGAGACGCTGCTGGCGTGGCTGCAGTCGGGGCGCAACGCCAACGAGGTCGCGATGCGGCTGCACGTCCACCCGCAGACGGTCCGGTACCGGCTGCGCCAGCTGGAGGAGCTGTTCGGCGACCAGCTCCTGGACCCGGACCTGCGCTTCGACCTGGAGATCGTGCTGCGCGCCCGGGCGCTGCTGGCCGACAACGCGGGGGAGCGGATCATGCCGCCGGCCCGCGCGGCGGTCGGGGAGTCCGGTGAGGTCGTCAGCCTGCGGCGGGGCTGA
- a CDS encoding Lrp/AsnC family transcriptional regulator encodes MDAIDRKILAVLQEDGRLTVTELAARVGLSVSPCHRRLRELERGGTIRGYRAVVDAAALGLTFQALVFVTMRQEDRDTLLGFEAAVARVPEVVQAQRLFGDPDYLLRIVTADLKAYQELEDDVLAALPGVQRLNSTLVMKHVVNDRPLPT; translated from the coding sequence GTGGACGCCATCGATCGGAAGATCCTTGCCGTGCTCCAGGAGGACGGCCGGTTGACGGTCACCGAGCTGGCGGCGCGGGTGGGGCTGAGCGTCTCGCCGTGCCATCGGCGGCTGCGTGAGCTGGAGCGCGGCGGCACGATCCGCGGATACCGCGCGGTCGTGGACGCCGCCGCGCTCGGCCTGACCTTCCAGGCGCTGGTCTTCGTCACCATGCGGCAGGAGGACCGCGACACGCTGCTCGGCTTCGAGGCCGCCGTCGCGCGGGTGCCGGAGGTGGTGCAGGCCCAGCGTCTTTTCGGCGATCCCGACTATCTGCTGCGCATCGTCACCGCGGATCTGAAGGCCTATCAGGAGTTGGAGGACGACGTCCTCGCGGCGTTGCCGGGGGTGCAGCGGCTGAACTCCACGCTCGTCATGAAGCACGTCGTGAACGATCGGCCGCTGCCCACCTGA